In Plasmodium vinckei vinckei genome assembly, chromosome: PVVCY_13, a single genomic region encodes these proteins:
- a CDS encoding palmitoyltransferase DHHC5, putative, translated as MNVSYTHSENWTYNNEILFLLIKQNDEQIYYILEQNKNLINSKDENGNTLLHWAVFLNNVYLVYYLLENGADPNIKSHNDQTPLFWAVSSNNIFMIYLLKKYKCNLYEVDNMGYNCLTISVQYNYLLPFLYLINLELPITYKDFNNCSIIDWAAYNNNIYFLRLFSIFMNNLYLTNFDKPAYTLQKAIIGNAFEAVVYLIINRHQNIYDISTDDKKNPIEFIEEYKDKVDPRIYKFIKSKQIGELCKQNKRSNFDALYEHNGYIGPYIIRKKKNLSIIQNILLKCSQNKALIIYPLLVVLAYIYLNIVYYFYTRVHTKDKNIFLDLFHPLLFVIYYFVVSSNPGYLDDSKLGIFDPNNGNNSKEKEVKQQKKYLKDGHNNMNIEQENRAKQNLTFQYIIKNIEKEIKTYETKYKLNEFSNGIKSKNIFELKNDLNIKWEINKFEISAFNINMLCPTCFLFKNPRTKHCALCDKCIDIFDHHCIFTLNCMGIDNARIFLSWILSNILFSLYNLYFNLLFIIKIKFNYHNIYFYICLSVLIISLLFIYFMGNVFIRSVFNILENITLNEKIKLYSSKKFFTYELKIGENNEPVVVRKFKNPFDRGVYKNVLNFLTKSKDKLTQNQKKFIEIDENVKSDKVRQFVEGLNKKLSQFYAKQN; from the exons ATGAATGTGTCATATACCCACTCAGAAAATTGGacttataataatgaaatattatttcttttgataaaacaaaatgatgaacaaatttattatattttagaacaaaataaaaatttaattaattcaaaagatgaaaatg GGAATACCCTACTTCATTGGGCAGTTTTTCTGAACAACGTTTACTTGGTCTATTACTTATTAGAAAACG GAGCGGATCCGAATATAAAATCGCACAATGATCAGACCCCACTTTTTTGGGCAGTTAGCTcaaataacatttttatgatttatttattgaaaaaatataaatgcaaTTTATATGAAGTAGATAATATGGGATATAACTGCTTAACAATAAGTGTCCagtataattatttgttaccctttttgtatttaattaatttagaATTGCCAATAACATATAAAGATTTTAACAACTGTTCTATTATTGATTGGGcagcatataataataatatatattttcttcgccttttttcaatatttatgaataatttatatttaactaATTTTGATAAGCCAGCTTATACATTACAAAAAGCAATCATTGGAAATGCTTTCGAAGCAGTTGTTTATTTAATCATAAACCGgcatcaaaatatttatgacaTATCAACGGATGACaaa AAAAATCCTATTGAATTTATTGAAGAATATAAAGACAAAGTAGATCCAAGAatctataaatttattaagtCTAAACAAATAGGAGAATTATGcaaacaaaacaaaagaTCAAATTTTGATGCCTTATATGAGCATAATGGATATATAGGCCCCTACataattagaaaaaaaaaaaat TTATCAATTATACAGAACATCCTGTTAAAATGCAGCCAAAATAAAGCTCTCATTATATATCCTCTTCTCGTTGTTCtggcatatatttatctcaATATTGTTTACTACTTTTAC ACACGAGTACATACGAAAGataagaatatatttttagatttatttcatcccttattatttgtcatttattattttgtcgTTTCAAGTAATCCAGGATATTTAGATGATTCAAAACTTGGAATATTTGACCCaaataatggaaataattcaaaagaaaaggaagtaaaacaacaaaaaaaatatttaaaggatggacataataatatgaatatagaACAAGAAAATAGGGctaaacaaaatttaacatttcaatatattataaaaaatattgaaaaggaaataaaaacatatgaaacaaaatataaattaaatgaattcAGTAATGGGATTAAAtcgaaaaatatttttgaattaaaaaatgatcttaatataaaatgggaaataaataaatttgaaatatcagcatttaatattaatatgttaTGCCCAACTTGtttcctttttaaaaatcCAAGAACAAAACATTGTGCCCTTTGTGATAAATgtattgatatatttgatcatcattgtatatttacattaaaTTGTATGGGAATAGACAATGCGAGAATATTCCTTAGCTGGatattatcaaatattttgttttcgctatataatttatattttaatttattatttattataaaaataaaatttaattatcataatatatatttctatatatgtCTATctgttttaataatttcactattatttatatattttatgggaaatgtttttataagatcagtttttaatatattagagAATATCacattaaatgaaaaaattaaattatattcctcaaaaaaattttttacttatgaattaaaaattggAGAAAATAATGAGCCTGTTGTTGTAAGGAAATTTAAAAACCCATTTGACCGTGGTGTTTATAAGAATGTATTAAACTTTTTGACAAAATCAAAAGATAAATTAACTCAAAACCAAAAGAAATTTATTGAGATTgatgaaaatgtaaaaagcGATAAAGTAAGACAGTTTGTAGAAGGGCTAAATAAAAAGCTGAGTCAATTTTATGcgaaacaaaattaa
- a CDS encoding beta-hydroxyacyl-ACP dehydratase, putative codes for MMKLFIIFLYVLFPVLSLGVKKKAFNFLFPSFEHINKKNNLKKSNKGINKNDNIKIYTNNIEKDHDNISAKIISSNIVSNLNSEIINIDEIKNILPHRYPFLLVDKVLYIQPNKKIIGIKNVTMNEQFFNGHFPQKPIMPGVLQIEALAQLGGILCLKNEENKSKDNLFLFAGVDGVKWKKPVQPGDTLVMEVEQILFKPALGIAKLKGVGYVGNDTVIEIEKMIFAMSK; via the exons ATGATGaaactttttataatttttctttacgTCCTTTTTCCAGTGTTGTCCTTGGGTGTAAAAAAGAAAGCCTTcaactttttatttccatcctttgaacatattaataaaaaaaataatttaaaaaaatcaaacaaagggataaataaaaatgataatataaaaatatatacaaataatattgaaaaggATCATGACAATATTAGTgcaaaaattatatcatcTAATATTGTATCAAATTTAAATTcagaaataattaatatagatgaaataaaaaatatacttcCCCATAGATATCCATTTCTACTTGTTGATaaagtattatatatacaaccaaataaaaaaattattggtataaaaaatgttacaaTGAAcgaacaattttttaatggtCATTTTCCACAAAAGCCAATTATGCCTGGTGTTTTACAAATAGAAGCCTTAGCACAATTAGGTGGCATATTATGTCTTAAAAATGAGGAGAATAAAAGTAAAGacaatttatttctttttgcAGGAGTAGACGGAGTAAAATGGAAGAAACCCGTTCAACCAG GTGATACATTAGTGATGGAAGTAGAACAAATTTTGTTCAAACCCGCACTCGGAATTGCCAAGTTAAAAGGAGTTGGATATGTAGGTAATGATACAGTGATAGAAATTGAGAAGATGATTTTTGCAATGtcaaaatga
- a CDS encoding 60S ribosomal protein L6, putative — MKTIVSSQKITIPEGVQVAINSRKVTVTGKHGTLKKSFRHLPVDIRLNKLKKYIKVIMWFGVPDRLACIRTVCTHLKNMFTGVTKKFLYKMRLVHAHFPINSNIVNDNKLIEIRNYLGEKRVRFVKALPGVLIEKSPSVKDEIYVSGADIENVSLTAALIHQSVLCRNKDIRKFLDGIYVSEVTTVEKDE, encoded by the exons atgaaaaccaTAGTATCATcacaaaaaattacaattcCCGAAGGAG TTCAAGTTGCAATAAACTCAAGGAAAGTAACAGTAACAGGAAAACATGGAACACTAAAAAAGAGTTTTAGGCATTTACCAGTTGACATCAgattaaacaaattaaaaaaatacataaaagtAATTATGTGGTTTGGTGTACCAGATAGATTGGCTTGTATCAGAACTGTATGTACccacttaaaaaatatgtttactGGTGTTACTAAAAagtttttatacaaaatgaGATTAGTACATGCTCACTTTCCTATCAATTCAAATATTGTCAATGATAATAAACTAATTGAAATAAGAAACTATTTAGGAGAAAAAAGAGTACGTTTTGTTAAGGCATTACCAGGTGTACTTATTGAAAAATCCCCAAGTGTTAAAgatgaaatatatgttaGTGGAGCTGACATTGAAAATGTATCCTTAACTGCTGCTTTAATACATCAATCAGTTTTATGTAGAAATAAAGATATCCGTAAGTTTCTTGACGGTATTTATGTGTCTGAAGTCACAACTGTAGAGAAAgatgaataa
- a CDS encoding V-type proton ATPase subunit G, putative yields the protein MAQNKGSNVLIQQLLKAEEEADLVIKKAKDVRAKMLKEAEATATEELKIFRAKEKERITKGHKEKSTAEDEIVTKIEQNTKDEIKKYKDLFKKNKDQVAQFIYDKVFKVDIDIPDCVQKYM from the exons ATGGCACAAAACAAAGGATCCAATGTTTTAATACAACAATTATTAAAAGCTGAAGAAGAAGCTGATCTAGTAATTAAAAAGGCAAAAGATG TGCGGGCAAAAATGCTAAAAGAAGCTGAAGCAACAGCAACGGAGGAGTTGAAAATCTTTCGAGCCAAAGAAAAGGAACGTATAACTAAAGGACATAAAGAA AAATCTACTGCTGAAGATGAGATTGTAACTAAAATTGAACAAAACACaaaagatgaaataaaaaaatataaagatttgtttaagaaaaataaagatcAGGTTGCtcaatttatatatgataaagtTTTCAAAGTTGATATAGACATCCCTGACTGTgtgcaaaaatatatgtag
- a CDS encoding acetyltransferase, GNAT family, putative: MDGLENDIKENKNEELKKTTNKKIDKNLEKLKKNKKEGTNSEINKNNEMIKIVRGCQNDDNIFDFINVEYKKKYITKRINNINENTNETNLEQKKSEYIFFESINSYELKKYKTSDIIFNLLVDITKNNMENLYNESNFLNKGWSNLKKQKEFMSNKCKLILGFKNLAKNDEKNVAKNEEKNDGKNMNKSGKNDTNDNINSEKDDNCPENNINKQGEINFINVLKSNNPEKVEEYLKNNKLVCFVHYRIIPDYYPYEKNIICYLYEIQIIPDFKGVGIGSHLINMLESLCKIIKINKILCTVLKNNINAVAFYKKKCLFEMDENSPDNFDTDDSKPCEYEILKKEIIL, from the coding sequence ATGGACGGTCTcgaaaatgatataaaagaaaataaaaatgaagagTTAAAGAAAACTACGAACAAGAAAATAGACAAAAATCtcgaaaaattaaaaaaaaataaaaaagaggGTACTAACagtgaaataaataaaaacaatgaGATGATTAAAATTGTTCGTGGGTGtcaaaatgatgataatatttttgattttatcAATGTagaatacaaaaaaaaatatataacaaagagaataaataatattaatgaaaatacaaacgaaacaaatttagaacaaaaaaaaagtgagtatattttttttgagtCAATAAACTcatatgaattaaaaaagtataaaacaAGCgacattatatttaatttgttagttgatattacaaaaaataatatggaaaatttatataatgaaagtaattttttaaataaaggaTGGTCTAATTTGAAAAAGCAAAAAGAATTTATGAGTAATAAATGTAAGCTTATATTAGGTTTTAAAAATCTAGCTAAAAATgacgaaaaaaatgtagctaaaaatgaagaaaaaaatgacggaaaaaatatgaacaaatcAGGTAAAAATGATACTAATGACAATATAAATAGCGAAAAAGACGATAATTGTcctgaaaataatattaacaaacAAGGTGAAATAAACTTCATAAATGTgttaaaaagtaataatcCGGAAAAAGTAgaagaatatttaaaaaataataaattagttTGTTTTGTCCATTATAGAATAATTCCTGATTATTATccatatgaaaaaaatattatttgctatttatatgaaattcaaataattccAGATTTTAAAGGTGTAGGTATAGGTAgccatttaataaatatgttagaAAGTTTAtgcaaaattattaaaataaataaaattttatgtacggttttaaaaaataatattaatgctgtagcattttataaaaaaaaatgtttatttgAAATGGATGAAAATTCACCAGACAATTTTGATACAGATGATTCAAAACCTTGTGAAtatgaaattttaaaaaaagaaataattttatga
- a CDS encoding 60S ribosomal protein L23, putative has protein sequence MVKATNEKKNAGDNKGANAKNNTNAKGANDKANKKKGMNKGKSVVKKSINKNSSKMQKITTSIRFKRPRTLRLKKNPKCPKILKSCYKKTLDKYGIIKYPLTSEKAMKKIEEINTLVFICDKRADKRKIKKSVKSLFDIKCAKVNVLNRLNGDKKAYVRLSKDHDALEVANKIGIL, from the exons atgGTGAAAGCAACTAACGAAAAAa AAAACGCTGGAGATAATAAGGGAGCTAAcgcaaaaaataataccaATGCCAAAGGAGCAAATGATAAagctaataaaaaaaaaggaatgaACAAAGGAAAAAGTGttgttaaaaaatcaataaataaaaattcaagCAAAATGCAAAAGATAACAACTTCTATTCGTTTTAAAAG aCCAAGAACTTTGagattaaagaaaaatccCAAATGCCCTAAAATCCTCAAGTCATGTTACAAAAAGACTTTAGATAAATATGGCATCATAAAATACCCTTTAACCTCAGAAAAAgcaatgaaaaaaatcgaaGAAATAAACACCCTTGTTTTTATCTGTGACAAAAGAGCTgacaaaagaaaaataaaaaaatctgTTAAATCCTTGTTCGATATTAAATGTGCTAAAGTCAATGTTCTTAATAG atTAAATGGAGATAAGAAGGCATATGTCCGATTATCCAAAGATCATGATGCATTGGAAGTAGCAAACAAAATaggaatattataa
- a CDS encoding plasmepsin V, putative — protein sequence MRFSKLYKFITYFIIINILVQANSEDVLNKNNGKNEEIYKYKLYGDIDQYAYYFMDINIGTPGQKISLIVDTGSSSLSFPCSECKDCGIHMENPFNLNNSSTSSILYCNDNNNCPYNLKCPKGRCEYLQSYCEGSRINGFYFTDLVKLESYNNPNNGNLIFKKHMGCHMHEEGLFLQQHATGVLGLSLTKPKGVPTFIDLLFKNSPKLDKVFSLCISEHGGELIIGGYSKDYVIKDILNDEKRDKIGHNKNENINSVDKSVEINKNKSIVDDILWEAITKKYYYYIKVEGFELFGTTFSHNNTSMEMLVDSGSTFTHLPEDLYNSLNFFFDLLCIHNMNNHIDIEKRLKITNETINKHILYFDDFKSTLKNIISSENMCVKIADNVQCWRYLKHLPNIYIKLSNNTKLLWKPSSYLYKKESFWCKGLEKQVNNKPILGLSFFKNKQIIFDLKNNKIGFIESNCPSNPISTRPRTFNEYNIKENYLYKHSYFTLYGLSIIIALTFILYIILYIKKFMYSYYNPLRVENTSSE from the coding sequence atgaggTTTTCTaagttatataaatttattacttattttataataataaatattttagttCAAGCAAATAGTGAAGatgtattaaataaaaataatggaaagaatgaagaaatatacaaatataaattatatggtGATATTGAtcaatatgcatattattttatggatataaatataggaACACCAGGACAAAAAATTTCACTAATAGTAGACACAGGATCTTCTTCATTAAGTTTCCCTTGTTCAGAATGTAAAGATTGTGGGATACATATGGAAAATCcctttaatttaaataattcatcAACATCgtcaattttatattgtaatgataataataattgtccatataatttaaaatgtcCCAAAGGAAGGTGTGAATATTTACAATCTTATTGTGAAGGATCTCGAATTAAcggtttttattttacggATCTTGTAAAACTCGAATCGTATAATAACCCTAACAATGGGAACCTAATTTTTAAGAAACATATGGGATGTCATATGCATGAAGAaggattatttttacaacaaCATGCGACAGGAGTATTGGGATTAAGCTTAACAAAACCAAAAGGTGTTCCAACTTTTattgatttattatttaaaaattcacCTAAACTAGATAAggtattttcattatgtATTTCTGAACATGGAGGAGAACTTATTATAGGTGGGTATAGCAAAGATTATGTTATCAAAGACAttttaaatgatgaaaaaagagATAAAATTGGGCATAATaagaatgaaaatataaattcgGTTGATAAATCTgtggaaataaataaaaacaaatcgATTGTAGATGATATTCTTTGGGAAGCTATAActaagaaatattattactatataaAAGTTGAAggatttgaattatttggTACAACTTTTTCTCATAATAACACAAGTATGGAGATGCTAGTCGATTCAGGTAGTACCTTTACACATTTACCTGAGGACTTATATAATagtttaaattttttttttgatttattatgtatacataatatGAACAATCATATTGATATAGAGAAAagattaaaaataacaaacgAAACAATAaacaaacatattttatatttcgatgattttaaatcaacattaaaaaatataataagtaGTGAAAATATGTGTGTAAAAATAGCTGACAATGTACAATGTTGGAgatatttaaaacatttaccaaatatatatattaagcTATCTAATAAtactaaattattatggaAACCCAgttcttatttatataaaaaagaatcaTTTTGGTGTAAAGGGTTAGAAAAAcaagtaaataataaacctATCTTGGGATtaagtttttttaaaaataaacaaattatatttgatcttaaaaataataaaattggtTTTATTGAATCAAATTGTCCATCTAATCCGATTAGCACAAGACCAAGAActtttaatgaatataatataaaagaaaactATTTATACAAGCACTCATATTTTACCTTATATGGCTTGTCCATAATTATTGCATTAACATTTAtactttatattattttatacattaaaaaattcatgtATAGTTATTATAACCCGTTGCGCGTAGAAAATACATCGTCTGAATAA